A single genomic interval of Arthrobacter sp. NicSoilB8 harbors:
- a CDS encoding homoserine dehydrogenase gives MTELRTLKVALLGCGNVGAQVARILIDDADALAARTGARLELSGIAVRNLDAERDVELPQELFTADAETLVKDADVVIELMGGIEPARTLILTAMRHGSCVVTGNKALLAQDGPTLYEEADKAGVQLSYEAAVAGAIPILRPIRDSLSGDRITRVLGIVNGTTNFILDQMDSTGAQFADALAEAQRLGYAEADPTADVEGYDAAAKAAILASLSFHTRFALEDVSCEGITAVSAADIAAAKEAGFVIKLLAIAEKLTDEDGKTGVSVRVHPTLLPREHPLAAVRGAFNAVFIEAENAGELMFYGQGAGGTPTASAVLGDLVSAARRIVLGGPGRTETTTGHVPALPIDASITSYYIGLDVADQPGVLARIAQLFAEHGVSIEIMRQTIHRDADSNVESAELRIVTHRARESALAATVKAVKGLDVINSVTSVLRVEGV, from the coding sequence ATGACCGAATTGCGAACCCTGAAAGTGGCCCTGCTGGGCTGTGGCAACGTTGGGGCCCAGGTTGCGCGGATTCTTATTGACGACGCCGACGCCCTCGCCGCCCGCACGGGCGCCCGCCTCGAACTGAGCGGGATCGCGGTGCGCAACCTCGACGCCGAACGCGACGTCGAACTGCCGCAGGAGCTGTTCACTGCGGACGCCGAAACCCTCGTCAAGGACGCCGACGTCGTGATCGAGCTCATGGGCGGGATTGAACCGGCCCGCACCCTGATCCTCACCGCCATGCGGCACGGCTCCTGCGTTGTCACCGGCAACAAGGCGCTCCTGGCGCAGGACGGTCCCACGCTGTACGAGGAAGCGGACAAGGCGGGCGTGCAGCTCTCCTACGAGGCCGCCGTCGCCGGTGCCATCCCCATCCTGCGGCCCATCCGCGACAGCCTCTCCGGCGACCGGATCACCCGGGTGCTCGGGATCGTCAACGGCACCACCAATTTCATCCTCGACCAGATGGATTCCACCGGGGCGCAGTTCGCCGACGCCCTGGCCGAGGCGCAGCGCCTGGGCTACGCGGAAGCCGATCCCACGGCCGATGTGGAGGGTTACGACGCCGCCGCCAAGGCCGCGATCCTTGCCTCACTGTCCTTCCACACCCGGTTCGCCCTCGAAGACGTCTCCTGCGAGGGCATCACGGCGGTCAGCGCGGCGGATATCGCCGCCGCGAAGGAAGCCGGCTTCGTCATCAAGCTGCTCGCGATCGCAGAGAAACTCACCGACGAGGACGGCAAGACGGGCGTCTCCGTCCGGGTCCACCCGACGCTGCTTCCGCGCGAACACCCCCTCGCCGCCGTCCGCGGCGCGTTCAACGCCGTCTTCATCGAAGCCGAGAATGCCGGCGAGCTGATGTTCTACGGCCAGGGTGCAGGCGGCACCCCGACGGCGTCCGCCGTGCTGGGAGACCTCGTCTCCGCGGCCCGCCGCATTGTTTTGGGCGGCCCCGGCCGGACCGAAACCACCACCGGGCACGTGCCCGCGCTGCCCATCGACGCATCCATCACGAGCTACTACATCGGCCTCGACGTCGCGGACCAGCCCGGCGTCCTGGCGCGGATCGCCCAGCTCTTCGCTGAGCACGGCGTATCTATCGAAATCATGCGGCAGACCATCCACCGCGACGCCGACTCCAACGTGGAGTCGGCGGAGCTGCGGATCGTGACACACCGTGCACGCGAATCCGCACTTGCAGCAACCGTCAAGGCCGTCAAGGGCCTGGACGTCATCAATTCCGTCACATCCGTACTGCGGGTAGAAGGGGTCTAA
- a CDS encoding FAD:protein FMN transferase yields MPHPGWTHFGFDGIGTRWEISTPSRLSGDRRRALLATVERYDAAWSRFRPDSLVAGAARSPGRFGLPAEAAALGELYRTLYRLTGGAMTPLIGGSLERLGYDAAYSLRPGGPPLPAPRWEDVLDWQGTVLTTTAPVVIDVGAAGKGQLADLLSAQLRDSGCAEHFIDASGDLLNPGPEPVAVALEHPYDPTRAIGTVELGAGALCASAANRRAWGDGFHHVLDGTTGAPVRTVVASWALAGTAMVADALATALFFVDGPRLEQEFEFAWLTAYSDGHAEYSADFEGALFT; encoded by the coding sequence GTGCCGCATCCGGGCTGGACGCACTTCGGCTTCGACGGGATCGGGACCCGCTGGGAGATTTCCACGCCGTCGCGCCTGTCCGGCGACCGCCGCCGTGCGCTGCTCGCGACAGTGGAGCGGTACGACGCCGCGTGGTCCCGATTCCGGCCCGACTCGCTTGTGGCCGGCGCCGCCCGCTCCCCGGGCCGGTTTGGGCTGCCCGCAGAGGCGGCTGCCCTGGGCGAGCTGTACCGCACGCTGTACCGGCTTACCGGCGGTGCCATGACCCCGCTCATCGGCGGCAGCCTGGAGCGCCTTGGCTACGATGCCGCCTATTCCCTGCGCCCGGGCGGCCCTCCGCTTCCCGCGCCGCGCTGGGAGGACGTGCTGGACTGGCAGGGCACGGTGCTGACCACCACGGCTCCGGTGGTGATCGACGTCGGCGCGGCCGGCAAGGGGCAGCTCGCGGACCTGCTCTCGGCCCAGCTCCGGGACAGCGGCTGCGCGGAGCACTTCATCGATGCCAGCGGGGACCTGCTGAACCCGGGACCGGAGCCGGTGGCTGTGGCCCTCGAGCATCCTTACGATCCCACCCGGGCAATCGGCACGGTCGAGCTGGGGGCCGGCGCCCTGTGCGCATCCGCCGCCAACCGCCGGGCCTGGGGCGACGGGTTCCACCATGTCCTGGACGGCACCACGGGAGCGCCGGTGCGTACCGTCGTCGCCAGCTGGGCCCTGGCCGGGACGGCGATGGTGGCCGACGCGCTCGCCACCGCCCTGTTCTTCGTCGACGGTCCGCGGCTGGAGCAGGAGTTCGAGTTTGCCTGGCTCACGGCCTATTCGGACGGGCACGCGGAATATTCAGCCGATTTTGAAGGGGCACTGTTCACATGA
- the thrB gene encoding homoserine kinase, with protein sequence METTLTVPAESAAGSPAVPAGQLVTVRVPATSANLGPGYDSLGLALTLHDTLTVETLASGELEFELSGEGAESLPRDATHLVVKALTEALHRLGFRHEGLRITADNVNPHGRGLGSSASAVVAAVSAANALVPEASRRGRDWILQLTSEMEGHPDNVAPAIFGGLALSWQDSDQYSSTCASVAASVIPVVAVPDYELSTEAARALLPASVGHHAAAMNSGRAALLIHALTTNPEFLLPGTEDYLHQSYRAEAMRPSAELIAALRRAGHAAVVSGAGPTVLVLANGETEAREVVDFIGAHTTDNTPEVGWRVMKLAVDVEGAKVEVHRR encoded by the coding sequence TTGGAAACCACCCTCACCGTCCCGGCCGAATCAGCTGCCGGCTCCCCGGCCGTTCCGGCCGGCCAGCTGGTCACCGTGCGGGTGCCGGCCACGAGCGCCAACCTGGGCCCGGGGTATGACAGCCTCGGCCTGGCGCTCACGCTGCACGATACGCTCACCGTGGAAACCCTGGCCAGCGGCGAACTTGAGTTCGAGCTCAGCGGTGAGGGCGCCGAGTCGTTGCCCCGGGACGCGACGCACCTCGTGGTCAAGGCCCTCACCGAGGCGCTGCACCGCCTCGGATTCCGGCACGAGGGCCTGCGGATCACGGCGGACAACGTCAACCCGCACGGGCGCGGCCTGGGGTCCTCGGCCTCGGCGGTGGTGGCTGCCGTCAGCGCCGCGAACGCCCTGGTTCCGGAGGCATCGCGGCGCGGACGGGACTGGATCCTGCAGCTCACGAGCGAAATGGAAGGCCACCCGGACAACGTCGCACCCGCCATTTTCGGCGGACTGGCGCTGTCATGGCAGGACAGTGACCAGTACAGCAGCACGTGCGCGAGCGTGGCCGCCTCGGTGATTCCAGTGGTGGCCGTGCCGGACTATGAGCTCTCCACCGAAGCGGCACGGGCGCTCCTGCCGGCCTCGGTGGGCCACCATGCCGCAGCCATGAACTCCGGCCGTGCCGCATTGCTCATCCACGCCCTGACCACCAACCCGGAATTCCTGCTGCCGGGCACCGAGGACTACCTCCACCAGTCCTACCGCGCCGAGGCCATGCGGCCCAGCGCCGAACTGATCGCCGCGCTGCGCCGGGCAGGCCACGCCGCAGTCGTCTCCGGCGCCGGACCCACCGTGCTGGTCCTGGCCAACGGGGAAACGGAAGCCCGCGAGGTTGTGGACTTCATCGGCGCCCACACCACGGACAACACGCCGGAAGTGGGCTGGCGCGTGATGAAGCTGGCCGTGGACGTCGAAGGTGCTAAAGTGGAAGTGCACCGGCGGTAA
- the argS gene encoding arginine--tRNA ligase, protein MTPEELSLAISACLKDAVAAGDIALSAADIPDEVRVERPKNRDHGDWATNVALQLAKTAGMNPREFASVLSARLKLIDGVAAVDIAGPGFLNITVDAAAAGALAKAIVEAGSGYGTNTALAGHVVNMEFVSANPTGPLHIGHTRWAALGDAIARVLRASGADVTAEYYINDAGSQMNVFANSVFARLHGRDVPEGGYPGQYIADLGHEVLTEHPGIRELTEVAALPVIRGAAYKAQMHDIKQTLAEFGVDFDVFFSEQELHDAGAIEDAVARLREQGHVFDDGGAVWLRTTDFGDDKDRVMIRANGEPTYFAADAAYYLSKKDRGYTEKIYLLGADHHGYINRLKAIAAAAGDDPEVNIEVLIGQLVSVNGAKLSKRAGNIIELKDLISWLGKDAVRYSLARFPADSPLTLDPDLLKKHSNENPVFYVQYAHARSRGAARNAVAAGVERRVNGQDSFDAALLDHATENELLSHLGSYPSVVAKAAELREPHRVARHLEVIAGAYHRWYDACRVAPQGDEPITDTNRTRLWLNDATSQVLANGLELLGVSAPERM, encoded by the coding sequence GTGACCCCAGAAGAACTCTCCCTTGCCATATCCGCCTGCCTGAAGGACGCCGTCGCGGCCGGTGACATTGCCCTTTCCGCGGCCGACATCCCGGATGAGGTGCGCGTCGAGCGCCCGAAGAACAGGGACCACGGGGACTGGGCCACCAATGTCGCCCTCCAGTTGGCCAAGACGGCAGGGATGAACCCGCGGGAGTTCGCCTCCGTCCTGAGCGCCCGGCTGAAACTGATCGACGGCGTTGCCGCCGTCGACATCGCCGGCCCCGGCTTCCTGAACATCACGGTGGACGCCGCGGCCGCCGGTGCCCTCGCCAAAGCCATCGTCGAGGCGGGTTCCGGCTACGGCACCAACACCGCGCTCGCCGGCCACGTGGTGAATATGGAGTTCGTCTCGGCCAACCCCACCGGCCCGCTGCACATCGGCCACACCCGCTGGGCCGCCCTCGGCGACGCAATCGCCCGCGTCCTCCGGGCCTCCGGCGCCGACGTCACGGCCGAGTACTACATCAACGACGCCGGCTCCCAGATGAACGTCTTCGCGAACTCCGTGTTCGCCAGGCTGCACGGCCGGGACGTGCCCGAGGGCGGATACCCGGGCCAGTACATCGCCGACCTCGGCCATGAGGTGCTCACCGAGCACCCCGGCATCCGCGAACTCACCGAAGTGGCCGCCCTGCCGGTCATCCGGGGCGCCGCGTACAAGGCGCAGATGCACGACATCAAGCAGACACTGGCCGAGTTCGGCGTCGACTTTGATGTCTTCTTCTCCGAGCAGGAACTCCACGACGCCGGCGCGATCGAAGACGCCGTCGCCCGCCTGCGCGAACAGGGCCACGTGTTCGACGACGGCGGCGCGGTCTGGCTGCGCACCACCGACTTCGGCGACGACAAGGACCGCGTGATGATCCGCGCGAACGGCGAGCCGACGTACTTCGCCGCCGACGCGGCCTACTACCTGTCCAAGAAGGACCGCGGCTACACCGAGAAGATCTACCTCCTCGGCGCCGACCACCACGGCTACATCAACCGGCTCAAGGCCATCGCGGCCGCCGCCGGCGACGATCCCGAGGTCAACATCGAGGTCCTGATCGGCCAGCTGGTCTCCGTCAACGGTGCCAAGCTGTCCAAACGGGCCGGCAACATCATCGAGCTCAAGGACCTCATCTCCTGGCTCGGCAAGGACGCCGTGCGCTACTCGCTCGCCCGGTTCCCCGCCGATTCGCCGCTGACCCTGGATCCGGACCTGCTGAAGAAGCACAGCAACGAGAACCCGGTGTTCTACGTCCAGTACGCCCACGCGCGCTCCCGCGGCGCCGCCCGCAACGCCGTCGCCGCGGGCGTGGAGCGCCGGGTAAACGGCCAGGACAGCTTCGACGCCGCCCTGCTGGACCACGCCACCGAAAACGAGCTGCTCTCGCACCTGGGCAGCTACCCCTCGGTGGTGGCCAAGGCCGCCGAACTGCGCGAGCCGCACCGCGTGGCCCGGCACCTGGAAGTCATAGCCGGCGCCTACCACCGCTGGTACGACGCCTGCCGGGTGGCGCCCCAGGGCGATGAACCCATCACCGACACCAACCGCACCCGGCTGTGGCTCAACGACGCCACCAGCCAGGTACTGGCCAACGGACTGGAACTGCTGGGCGTCTCGGCGCCGGAACGGATGTAA
- the thrC gene encoding threonine synthase, giving the protein MAHQWRGVIREYADRLPVTEATKVITLGEGGTPLVHARHLSELTGSTVYLKVEGMNPTGSFKDRGMTMAMTAAVAAGAKAVVCASTGNTSASAAAYATAAGLQCAVLVPEGKISMGKLSQAIAHGATLLQVDGNFDDCLDIARKLGESYPVFLVNSVNPARIEGQKTGAFEVVDSLGDAPDFHVLPVGNAGNISAYWKGYKEYAAAFESPTAGSLPAVATRTPVMWGFQAAGAAPFVAGHPITEPDTIATAIRIGNPASWDTAVAARDESGGVIEAVTDEEILSAHRWLSAREGVFVEPGSAAGVAGLIKKHAAGEVPAGKTIVITVTGHGLKDPQWALRTEDGSDVQPVKVSNDVVTVAAALGLEEK; this is encoded by the coding sequence GTGGCTCACCAATGGCGCGGTGTCATCCGCGAATACGCTGATCGTCTTCCTGTCACGGAAGCCACTAAGGTCATCACCCTGGGCGAGGGCGGCACCCCGCTCGTGCACGCCCGCCACCTCTCCGAGCTGACCGGCAGCACCGTCTACCTCAAGGTCGAAGGCATGAACCCGACCGGCTCCTTCAAGGACCGCGGCATGACCATGGCCATGACGGCCGCTGTGGCGGCCGGCGCCAAGGCCGTGGTCTGCGCGTCCACCGGCAACACCTCGGCATCCGCCGCGGCCTACGCCACGGCGGCAGGGCTGCAGTGCGCGGTCCTGGTCCCCGAGGGCAAGATCTCCATGGGCAAGCTCAGCCAGGCGATCGCGCACGGCGCCACGCTGCTGCAGGTGGACGGCAACTTCGACGACTGCCTCGACATCGCCCGCAAGCTCGGCGAGTCCTACCCGGTGTTCCTGGTCAACTCCGTCAACCCGGCCAGGATCGAGGGCCAGAAGACCGGCGCCTTTGAAGTGGTGGACTCGCTCGGCGACGCCCCCGACTTCCACGTCCTGCCCGTGGGCAACGCCGGCAACATCAGCGCGTACTGGAAGGGCTACAAGGAGTACGCCGCGGCGTTTGAGTCGCCCACCGCCGGGTCGCTGCCCGCCGTCGCCACCAGGACCCCGGTCATGTGGGGCTTCCAGGCCGCCGGGGCCGCCCCGTTCGTCGCGGGGCACCCCATCACCGAGCCCGACACCATCGCCACCGCCATCCGGATCGGCAACCCGGCCTCCTGGGACACCGCCGTGGCCGCCCGGGACGAATCCGGCGGCGTGATCGAGGCCGTGACGGACGAGGAAATCCTGTCCGCGCACCGCTGGCTCTCCGCCCGGGAAGGCGTCTTCGTGGAGCCCGGCTCCGCCGCCGGCGTCGCCGGACTGATCAAGAAGCACGCGGCCGGCGAAGTGCCGGCCGGCAAGACGATCGTGATCACGGTGACGGGTCACGGCCTCAAGGACCCGCAGTGGGCCCTGCGCACGGAGGACGGCAGCGATGTGCAGCCGGTCAAGGTCTCCAACGACGTCGTCACCGTCGCCGCAGCACTGGGACTGGAAGAAAAATAA
- the rho gene encoding transcription termination factor Rho has protein sequence MTETTELSPAVDTTSAAATTAAPAKSSGLAGLKLAQLQALASQLGISGGSRMRKGDLVTAISAHRAGTPVSKAPARTAEKASDNGTVARAAAPAAAPAAAPSAAGEEAPESPRARRGRSRRAGSDGVVTTAAAEAPAAAPAEAPAVSAESGPAASGTAESGTEVSDRTRQPRTRNRRRGEAAAQAPEAAGQNVAQSVGEVQAEQPAAEQRTETRTEQREQRTEQREQRTEQRQGEQGSEDGQRRDNTRTRGTRDETAGSRDNTRDTDDSDGGSRRNRRNRRDRNDRGDRQGGQQDSRDNSSRNDRFRDRNDRRRGRAQGPDVDDVEVTEDDVLLPVAGILDVLENYAFIRTSGYLPGPNDVYVSLAQVKKYNLRKGDAVVGAIRAPREGEDRSQQSARQKFNALVRVTSVNGKTPEELKDRVEFAKLVPLYPSERLRLETDPKKIGPRVIDLVAPIGKGQRGLIVSPPKAGKTLILQSIANAITTNNPEVHLMMVLVDERPEEVTDMQRTVKGEVIASTFDRPADDHTTVAELSIERAKRLVEMGMDVVVLLDSMTRLGRAYNLAAPASGRILSGGVDSAALYPPKRFFGAARNIENGGSLTILATALVETGSKMDEVIFEEFKGTGNMELRLSRQLADKRIFPAVDVNASGTRREENLLSPEEVKIMWKLRRVLSGLETQQSLELLTNKIRETQSNVEFLMQVQKTTLGAKSDNDK, from the coding sequence GTGACCGAAACCACTGAGCTGTCTCCGGCTGTGGATACAACTTCTGCTGCCGCAACAACGGCAGCACCCGCCAAGAGCAGCGGCCTTGCAGGCCTCAAGCTCGCCCAACTCCAGGCCCTAGCCAGCCAGTTGGGGATTTCCGGCGGTTCCCGCATGCGCAAGGGAGATCTGGTCACGGCCATTTCCGCCCACCGCGCGGGCACCCCGGTAAGCAAGGCTCCGGCCCGTACTGCCGAGAAGGCGAGCGACAACGGCACCGTTGCCCGCGCCGCGGCCCCGGCAGCTGCTCCTGCAGCCGCGCCGTCCGCCGCCGGCGAGGAAGCCCCGGAAAGCCCCCGCGCCCGCCGCGGCCGCAGCCGCCGTGCAGGCAGCGACGGCGTCGTCACGACCGCCGCCGCGGAAGCACCCGCCGCGGCTCCGGCTGAGGCCCCCGCGGTTTCCGCTGAAAGCGGCCCTGCCGCTTCCGGTACCGCCGAATCCGGGACCGAAGTCAGCGACCGCACACGGCAGCCGCGCACCCGCAACCGCCGCCGTGGCGAAGCCGCAGCCCAGGCCCCCGAAGCCGCCGGCCAGAATGTTGCCCAGAGCGTTGGCGAGGTCCAGGCCGAACAGCCCGCGGCCGAGCAGCGCACTGAAACCCGCACGGAGCAGCGTGAACAGCGCACCGAACAGCGTGAACAGCGCACGGAGCAGCGCCAGGGCGAACAGGGTAGCGAAGACGGCCAGCGCCGCGACAACACCCGCACCCGCGGCACCCGCGACGAAACCGCCGGCAGCCGCGATAACACCCGCGACACTGATGATTCTGACGGCGGAAGCCGCCGGAACCGCCGCAACCGCCGTGACCGCAACGACCGCGGTGACCGCCAGGGCGGCCAGCAGGACAGCCGGGACAACTCCTCACGCAACGACCGCTTCCGCGACCGCAACGACCGCCGCCGCGGGCGTGCGCAGGGACCGGACGTCGACGACGTCGAGGTCACCGAGGACGATGTCCTCCTGCCCGTCGCAGGTATCCTCGACGTGCTGGAGAACTACGCGTTCATCCGCACCTCGGGCTACCTGCCGGGCCCGAACGACGTCTACGTCTCGCTCGCCCAGGTCAAGAAGTACAACCTGCGCAAGGGCGACGCCGTCGTCGGCGCCATCCGGGCACCGCGCGAAGGCGAGGACCGCAGCCAGCAGTCCGCGCGCCAGAAGTTCAACGCGCTGGTCCGCGTCACCTCGGTCAACGGCAAGACCCCCGAGGAACTCAAGGACCGCGTCGAATTCGCGAAGCTCGTCCCGCTGTACCCCTCCGAGCGCCTGCGCCTCGAGACGGACCCGAAGAAGATCGGCCCGCGTGTCATCGACCTCGTGGCCCCGATCGGCAAGGGCCAGCGCGGCCTGATCGTTTCGCCGCCGAAGGCCGGCAAGACGCTCATCCTGCAGTCCATCGCCAACGCGATCACCACCAACAATCCTGAGGTACACCTCATGATGGTGCTCGTTGACGAACGCCCCGAAGAAGTCACGGACATGCAGCGCACCGTCAAGGGCGAGGTCATTGCCTCCACCTTCGACCGTCCCGCCGATGACCACACCACCGTGGCCGAGCTCTCGATCGAGCGCGCCAAGCGCCTCGTGGAAATGGGCATGGATGTCGTAGTGCTCCTGGACTCGATGACCCGCCTGGGCCGCGCCTACAACCTGGCAGCGCCGGCCTCCGGCCGCATCCTGTCCGGTGGCGTGGACTCCGCGGCGCTGTACCCGCCGAAGCGTTTCTTCGGTGCTGCCCGCAACATCGAAAACGGCGGCTCGCTGACCATCCTGGCCACCGCGCTCGTCGAGACCGGCTCCAAGATGGACGAGGTCATTTTCGAAGAGTTCAAGGGCACCGGCAACATGGAACTGCGACTGTCCCGCCAGCTGGCCGACAAGCGCATCTTCCCGGCCGTGGACGTCAACGCGTCCGGCACGCGCCGCGAAGAGAACCTGCTTTCCCCCGAGGAAGTCAAGATCATGTGGAAGCTGCGCCGCGTCCTCTCCGGACTCGAAACGCAGCAGAGCCTTGAGCTGCTGACCAACAAGATCCGGGAGACCCAGAGCAACGTCGAGTTCCTCATGCAGGTGCAGAAGACGACGCTTGGTGCGAAGTCCGACAACGACAAGTAG
- the lysA gene encoding diaminopimelate decarboxylase produces MTAKSGQPAEAHNPGAAGSPLAPGWLEVPADLNALHEPLWAGGVARNDDGELTIEGLTVSELQRQYGTPLFVLSETDFRSRARAFSDAFNDAFADICGGVDVYYAGKSFLCTSVVRWVEEEGLRLDTASGGELAVAARAGIPGADVALHGNNKSDGEIHRALDMQLGRIVVDSLDELDRVAAIAANRGETARVMLRLTPGVHAHTHEFIATAHEDQKFGLSMAGDSTDQAGLSAAEEAVAAATRHESIDLLGLHCHIGSQIFEPDGFALAAEKLLDFLAAMQSKYSIVLPELDLGGGYGIAYTPVDTPRPAAEIAQAMAAVVRSKCAALGISAPRISIEPGRAIVGSTTFTLYEVGTLKTVRVDSPGSEAGEDVTYPRRYVSVDGGMSDNPRPVLYDADYSAILASRSSDAGPQLSRVVGKHCESGDIVVRDVYLPEDVAAGDLLAVPGTGAYCWALSSNYNYLARPGVVAVRDGSARLIVRGETEEDLLNRDMGV; encoded by the coding sequence ATGACTGCAAAATCAGGACAGCCGGCCGAAGCTCACAACCCCGGTGCCGCAGGCTCGCCCCTCGCGCCGGGCTGGCTCGAGGTCCCCGCCGACCTCAACGCCCTCCACGAACCGCTGTGGGCCGGCGGCGTCGCACGGAACGACGACGGCGAGCTCACCATCGAGGGGCTGACGGTCAGCGAGCTGCAGCGCCAGTACGGCACGCCGCTGTTCGTGCTGAGTGAGACCGACTTCCGTTCCCGCGCCCGGGCCTTCAGCGACGCGTTCAACGACGCCTTCGCGGACATCTGCGGGGGAGTGGACGTCTACTACGCCGGCAAGTCCTTCCTGTGCACCTCCGTGGTCCGCTGGGTCGAGGAAGAGGGGCTGCGCCTGGACACCGCGTCCGGCGGCGAACTCGCCGTTGCCGCCCGCGCCGGCATCCCCGGCGCCGACGTCGCGCTGCACGGCAACAACAAGTCCGACGGCGAAATCCACCGGGCCCTGGACATGCAGCTGGGCCGGATCGTGGTCGACAGCCTCGACGAGCTCGACCGCGTCGCGGCGATCGCCGCCAACCGGGGCGAAACCGCGAGGGTCATGCTGCGGCTGACCCCCGGAGTGCACGCCCACACTCATGAATTCATCGCCACCGCCCACGAGGACCAGAAATTCGGCCTGTCCATGGCGGGCGACTCCACCGACCAGGCCGGGCTGTCCGCCGCCGAGGAGGCCGTGGCCGCGGCCACCCGGCACGAGAGCATCGACCTGCTGGGCCTGCACTGCCACATCGGGTCCCAGATCTTCGAGCCGGACGGCTTCGCCCTCGCCGCGGAAAAGCTGCTGGACTTCCTCGCCGCAATGCAGTCGAAATACTCCATCGTGCTGCCCGAACTGGATCTCGGGGGCGGCTACGGCATTGCCTACACACCCGTTGACACCCCGCGCCCGGCCGCCGAGATCGCGCAGGCGATGGCCGCCGTCGTCCGTTCCAAATGCGCGGCGCTGGGCATTTCCGCCCCGCGGATCTCGATCGAACCGGGCCGCGCGATCGTCGGAAGCACGACGTTTACGCTGTACGAGGTCGGCACGCTCAAGACCGTCCGGGTGGATTCCCCGGGTTCCGAAGCCGGCGAAGACGTTACGTACCCCCGCCGGTATGTGTCGGTGGACGGCGGGATGAGCGACAACCCCCGGCCGGTGCTGTATGACGCGGATTATTCGGCCATTCTCGCCTCGCGGAGCTCCGACGCGGGTCCGCAGCTGTCCCGAGTAGTGGGCAAACATTGCGAGAGCGGCGACATAGTTGTTAGAGATGTATATCTGCCCGAGGACGTGGCAGCCGGTGATCTGCTTGCTGTACCGGGTACCGGCGCCTACTGCTGGGCCCTGTCAAGCAACTACAACTATCTGGCCCGGCCGGGCGTTGTCGCTGTCCGCGACGGATCTGCCCGGCTCATTGTCCGCGGGGAAACCGAAGAAGATCTGCTCAACCGCGACATGGGAGTCTGA